In Alicyclobacillus macrosporangiidus CPP55, a single window of DNA contains:
- a CDS encoding YpmA family protein: MAETQPDGKLAVIGTQILTATEDLYQLVDFLNRNLKDKNVVFGLSKAPDAEGKMVLTLYRA; this comes from the coding sequence ATGGCGGAAACCCAACCGGATGGAAAACTGGCGGTGATTGGAACCCAAATCCTGACCGCCACCGAAGATTTGTATCAATTGGTGGATTTTTTGAATCGAAATCTCAAGGACAAGAACGTCGTGTTCGGCCTGTCGAAAGCGCCGGACGCGGAGGGGAAGATGGTGCTGACCCTGTACAGGGCGTGA